In the Candidatus Electrothrix sp. GW3-4 genome, one interval contains:
- a CDS encoding ATP-dependent DNA helicase RecQ — translation MTALTSITSTPGETLQQVFGFDAFLPGQEVVISAVLAGRSALAIFPTGQGKSLCYQLPALHLPGLTLVISPLMALMKDQVDFLIGKGIAAARLDSSLDFNQVNAVYGQLQGNELKLLYVAPERFANERFVGLVSRLRLSLMVIDEAHCISEWGHNFRPDYLKLAELAKGFAVPAVLGLTATATPQVAADIRQSFSVAESDCIQTGFYRPNLSLLFEPNDEPDQALVRRLTEQQESGSSGPTIVYVTLQQTAMQVAGLLAKAGFAARPYHAGMKDEQRQEVQDWFMASDEAVVVATIAFGMGIDKSNIRAVFHYNLPKSLENYAQEIGRAGRDGLPAVCIMLGNGNDLHVLENFVYGDTPEPEQVQAFVDHILGQEAVFSCSIYDLSGQFDMRPLVVKTLLTYLELEGLLASTGPFYSSYSFKPLRPSVEILPRFDAEHQAFLKRLLSCAVKQKIWFSIDLDEAAQRTGSPRKRVIAALDYLEQQGDLVLKVSGARLGFRRLAADHLDIVALKDELVKRFAQREQSDLDRLGLVVDLVNHPGCKTGFLLRYFGEERPANCGHCSFCLEEKNNTLINGRANTPVSEQDNLTEKLQRVQREYPQALASPRQITRLLCGLSSPGLTRNKLSRHELFGRLEQYPFAAVMEWVTDHL, via the coding sequence ATGACCGCATTGACGAGTATAACGAGTACGCCCGGAGAAACCCTGCAACAGGTCTTTGGCTTTGACGCCTTTCTGCCTGGCCAAGAGGTGGTAATATCTGCCGTGTTGGCGGGTCGTTCTGCCTTGGCAATCTTTCCCACTGGCCAGGGCAAGAGCCTCTGTTATCAGCTGCCCGCCCTCCATCTTCCTGGCTTGACCCTGGTGATCTCCCCGCTCATGGCCCTGATGAAGGATCAGGTGGATTTCCTGATCGGCAAAGGGATCGCAGCAGCCCGCCTGGATTCCTCTCTGGATTTCAATCAGGTCAATGCAGTGTATGGGCAACTGCAAGGTAATGAACTGAAGCTGCTCTATGTGGCTCCGGAACGCTTTGCCAATGAGCGCTTTGTGGGCCTGGTGTCCCGGCTCCGACTTTCCCTCATGGTCATTGATGAGGCCCATTGTATTTCCGAATGGGGCCATAATTTTCGTCCTGATTATCTCAAGCTGGCAGAACTGGCCAAGGGCTTTGCCGTGCCTGCGGTGTTGGGTCTGACGGCCACGGCAACGCCTCAGGTGGCAGCGGATATCCGCCAGAGTTTTTCTGTTGCTGAATCGGACTGCATCCAGACCGGATTCTATCGCCCCAACCTGAGTCTGCTCTTTGAGCCCAATGATGAGCCGGATCAGGCCTTGGTGCGTCGATTGACTGAGCAGCAGGAAAGCGGGAGCTCAGGACCGACCATTGTCTATGTGACCCTGCAGCAAACAGCGATGCAGGTGGCTGGTTTGCTGGCCAAGGCAGGCTTTGCGGCCCGGCCCTATCATGCTGGCATGAAGGATGAACAACGCCAAGAGGTTCAGGATTGGTTTATGGCCTCGGACGAGGCAGTGGTGGTTGCCACCATTGCTTTTGGTATGGGGATTGATAAGAGTAATATCCGGGCGGTCTTTCATTATAACTTGCCAAAGAGCCTGGAAAACTATGCCCAGGAGATCGGCAGGGCAGGGCGGGACGGTCTGCCTGCGGTCTGCATTATGCTCGGCAATGGTAATGATCTGCATGTGCTGGAGAATTTTGTCTACGGCGATACCCCGGAGCCTGAGCAGGTGCAGGCGTTTGTCGATCATATCCTTGGCCAGGAGGCGGTGTTTTCCTGTTCCATTTATGATCTTTCAGGACAGTTTGATATGCGGCCGCTGGTGGTGAAGACCCTGCTCACCTATCTGGAGCTTGAGGGGCTGCTTGCATCCACGGGCCCGTTTTATAGCAGCTACTCCTTTAAACCCTTACGGCCGTCTGTGGAGATCCTACCCCGCTTTGATGCAGAACATCAGGCATTTCTTAAGAGGCTTCTTTCCTGCGCAGTCAAGCAGAAGATCTGGTTCAGTATTGATCTTGATGAGGCGGCACAACGGACGGGCAGTCCGAGGAAACGGGTGATCGCGGCTCTGGATTATCTGGAACAGCAGGGGGATCTGGTGCTCAAGGTCAGCGGAGCACGTCTTGGTTTCAGAAGGCTTGCTGCTGATCATCTGGATATTGTCGCCCTTAAGGACGAGTTGGTCAAGCGCTTTGCTCAACGGGAGCAGAGTGACCTGGATCGGTTGGGACTGGTGGTGGATTTGGTGAATCATCCGGGGTGCAAGACCGGCTTCCTGCTCCGCTATTTTGGCGAGGAACGCCCAGCCAACTGCGGCCATTGTTCTTTCTGTTTGGAGGAAAAGAATAATACGCTGATCAATGGGAGAGCCAACACGCCTGTGTCGGAGCAGGATAACCTGACGGAAAAGCTGCAACGAGTACAAAGAGAATACCCGCAGGCCCTGGCGAGCCCACGTCAGATTACCCGGTTGCTCTGTGGTCTGTCATCTCCTGGTCTGACCAGGAATAAGCTGAGCAGGCATGAACTGTTCGGGCGGTTGGAACAGTATCCCTTTGCCGCAGTCATGGAATGGGTTACTGATCATCTCTGA